One part of the Humulus lupulus chromosome 9, drHumLupu1.1, whole genome shotgun sequence genome encodes these proteins:
- the LOC133799735 gene encoding U-box domain-containing protein 14-like, with translation MEQYAESDTQLGFQYQPLSSSSSSNNNGDPDPETSDLGHGAVEKEKEEEVSGASIHQELARLELKENEEDPVLKLDLEEKKEEKEEEKDEEKVVDRYLSGKEMESQNGSDRAFKREEIANKFHSVTALCEIPYKKLAISDEVREQIELVHSQFRREKERTESLDSQLDQDLIMAEKEDDPDPVILKRLTDKLHLMMINDLKRESVAFHEMFITSDEVPGDSFQKMSSLLNKLMEYVLLENPTNDAPESDKDLVKHRSPVIPDDFRCPISLELMKDPVIVSTG, from the exons atggagcagtatgccgaATC CGATACCCAGTTAGGGTTTCAGTATCAGCCActgtcttcctcttcttcttctaataACAATGGTGATCCCGATCCTGAAACTTCTGATCTCGGTCATGGGGCGGtcgagaaggagaaggaagaGGAGGTAAGCGGAGCTTCTATTCATCAGGAGCTTGCgaggttggaattgaaggagaacGAGGAAGATCCAGTTTTGAAACTGGATTtggaggagaagaaagaagaaaaagaagaagagaaggatgAGGAAAAGGTTGTTGACAGGTATTTGAGTGGAAAAGAAATGGAGAGCCAGAATGGAAGTGATAGG GCTTTCAAACGAGAGGAGATTGCAAACAAGTTCCACAGCGTGACAGCATTGTGTGAGATTCCATACAAGAAATTAGCTATATCTGACGAAGTTCGGGAACAG atTGAACTCGTGCATTCCCAATTcagaagagaaaaagagagaacaGAATCACTTGACTCgcagctggatcaggatttaatCATGGCAGAGAAAGAAGATGACCCTGACCCTGTAATTCTGAAAAGACTTACAGACAAGCTGCATCTCATGATGATCAATGACCTTAAAAGAGAGTCAGTTGCTTTCCATGAAATGTTTATCACAAGTGATGAAGTTCCAGGGGACTCATTTCAAAAGATGTCGTCCTTGCTTAACAAGTTAATGGAGTATGTACTACTAGAGAACCCAACAAATGATGCCCCTGAAAGTGATAAGGATTTGGTTAAGCACAGATCTCCTGTTATTCCAGATGATTTTAGGTGCCCAATATCACTTGAGTTGATGAAAGATCCTGTGATTGTCTCCACTGGATAG